The following nucleotide sequence is from Halomonas chromatireducens.
GCTGATTTCCAACGCTGCCGATGCCTGCGACAAACTGCGCTATGCGGCGCTGGACAACGATGCGCTGTATGAAGGCGATAGCGAACTGCGTATCGAGATCACGCATGACGAGAAGGCCGGCACGGTAACGGTACGCGACAACGGCATCGGCATGAGTCGTGACGAGGTGATTCACAACCTGGGTACCATTGCTCGGAGCGGCACCGCCGAGTTCCTCAAGCAGCTCTCCGGCGAGCAGCAGAAGGATGCCAGGCTGATCGGCCAGTTCGGCGTGGGCTTCTACTCCAGCTTTATCGTCGCCGATGAGGTGACAGTGCGAACCCGCAAGGCCGGCACTGACAAGGCGGAGGGCGTCGAGTGGCGCTCCAGGGGAGAAGGCGAGTTTACCGTTGCAGATATCGAGAACGAGCGCCACGGTACCGAAATCGTGCTTCACCTCAAGCCGGATGCCAAGGAGTTTGCCGACGACTTCCGCCTCAAGGGGCTGGTGCGCAAGTACTCCGATCATATCGAGGTCCCGGTACGCATGCCCAGGATCGAGGCCGCCAAGGATGACGACGGCAATGAGATAGAGGGAAGCGAAGTTACCACCTGGGAAACCGTCAACGAGGCCACCGCACTCTGGTCCCGGCCCAAGGGCGAGATCTCCGATGACGAGTACAAGGCGTTCTACAAGCATGTGGCCCATGACTTCAGCGATCCGCTGACCTGGAGCCACAACAAGGTCGAGGGCAAGCTCGAGTACACCAGTCTGCTCTTCGTGCCGGGGCGTGCTCCCTTCGACCTCTACGAGCGGGATGGCTCCCGGGGCGTGAAGCTCTATGTGCAGCGCGTCTTCATCATGGACGATGCCGAGCAGTTCCTGCCGCTCTACCTGCGTTTCATCAAGGGGGTGCTCGATACCCGCGAACTCTCTCTCAACGTTTCCCGTGAGCTGCTTCAGCAGGATCCCAAGGTCGAGAAGATCAAGAGTGCGCTGACCAAGCGGGCGCTCGACATGCTCAAGAAGCTGGCCAAGGACAAGGAAAGCTACCAGACCTTCTGGAATACCTTCGGCACCGTGCTTAAGGAAGGGCCGGCCGAGGACTACGCCAACCGTGAAAAGATCGCAGGGCTGCTACGGTTCTCCTCAACGCATACCGATAGTGCCACCCAGGACCAGTCACTGGCCGACTACGTCGAGCGCATGAAGGAAGGGCAGGCAAAGATTTACTACATCGTGGCCGACAGCTTCAATGCGGCCAAGTCGAGCCCGCACCTGGAGATCTTCCGCAAGAAGGGCATCGAGGTGCTACTGCTCTCCGATCGGATCGACGAGTGGCTGATGAGCCACCTCACCGACTTCGACGGTAAGACCCTGCTCGACGTGGCCAAGGGTGATCTCGATCTTGGCGAGATCGAGGGTGAAGAGGAGAAGAAGGCCCAGGAAGAGACCGCCAAGGCCAAGGAGGCGCTGGTCAAGCGTGTCAAGGAGGCCTTGGGGGACGAGGTCCAGGAGGTCAAGGTGACCCATCGACTGATCGATTCGCCGGCCTGTGTGGTGCTGCCCGAGCATGAGATGGGCTTTCAGATGCGTCGCATCATGGAGGCGGCCGGGCAGAAGGTGCCTGAGGTCAAGCCGATACTCGAGCTCAACCCGGAACATGCGCTGGTCGACCGGCTCGAATCGGCGGAGGGCGAACGTTTCGCTGACCTGGCGCGAATCCTGCTGGATCAGGCGATCATCGCCGAGGGCGGTCATCTCGATGATCCGGCGGCCTACGTCAAGCGCCTCAATGCGCTGCTGATAGCCTGATTCCGCAAGGGCAATACCCCATCGATGGTCCACGTCACAGGCCGCCTTCGGGCGGCCTGTGCGTGTTTGTGATCACGGCCAGGTCGGCCCTTTACG
It contains:
- the htpG gene encoding molecular chaperone HtpG: MSTTAHEETLGFQTEVKQLLHLMIHSLYSNREIFLRELISNAADACDKLRYAALDNDALYEGDSELRIEITHDEKAGTVTVRDNGIGMSRDEVIHNLGTIARSGTAEFLKQLSGEQQKDARLIGQFGVGFYSSFIVADEVTVRTRKAGTDKAEGVEWRSRGEGEFTVADIENERHGTEIVLHLKPDAKEFADDFRLKGLVRKYSDHIEVPVRMPRIEAAKDDDGNEIEGSEVTTWETVNEATALWSRPKGEISDDEYKAFYKHVAHDFSDPLTWSHNKVEGKLEYTSLLFVPGRAPFDLYERDGSRGVKLYVQRVFIMDDAEQFLPLYLRFIKGVLDTRELSLNVSRELLQQDPKVEKIKSALTKRALDMLKKLAKDKESYQTFWNTFGTVLKEGPAEDYANREKIAGLLRFSSTHTDSATQDQSLADYVERMKEGQAKIYYIVADSFNAAKSSPHLEIFRKKGIEVLLLSDRIDEWLMSHLTDFDGKTLLDVAKGDLDLGEIEGEEEKKAQEETAKAKEALVKRVKEALGDEVQEVKVTHRLIDSPACVVLPEHEMGFQMRRIMEAAGQKVPEVKPILELNPEHALVDRLESAEGERFADLARILLDQAIIAEGGHLDDPAAYVKRLNALLIA